From a single Desulfoplanes formicivorans genomic region:
- a CDS encoding MinD/ParA family protein yields the protein MNGNLPLVFSVTSGKGGVGKTNISVNLAYHLHKLGKRVILLDADLGLANVDVLLGLAPAYNLFHLFHEQIPLEKILYKTKYGFSILPAASGVSSMMSLSTGQKLELLESMDFLEDTTDFLIVDTGAGINDNVLYFNLAVQERVVILTPEPTSLTDAYALIKVLKLGHGLEHFRVIVNMVKDIKEAKGVFAKLYEACDHFLSGVSLDLAGFIPLDPGVRKAVTEQVPFSHYAPTSPAAIHVAQVAQKITTWKTPRRLDGNIKFFWKKLLFNE from the coding sequence ATGAACGGCAACCTCCCATTGGTATTTTCAGTGACATCCGGCAAGGGTGGCGTCGGCAAAACAAACATTTCGGTCAATCTCGCCTATCACCTCCACAAGCTCGGCAAACGGGTCATCCTTCTGGATGCCGATCTGGGATTGGCCAATGTGGATGTTCTTTTGGGACTCGCCCCCGCCTATAACCTGTTCCATCTTTTTCACGAGCAGATTCCCCTTGAAAAAATTCTGTACAAAACCAAGTACGGATTTTCCATCCTTCCGGCAGCCTCCGGAGTCAGCTCCATGATGTCCCTGTCAACGGGACAGAAGCTCGAACTTCTGGAATCCATGGATTTTCTCGAAGACACCACTGACTTTCTCATCGTGGACACAGGGGCAGGCATCAACGACAATGTCTTGTACTTCAACCTGGCGGTGCAGGAGCGCGTGGTCATCCTTACTCCCGAGCCAACGTCCCTCACCGATGCATACGCATTGATCAAGGTTCTGAAGCTGGGTCATGGTCTGGAGCATTTCCGCGTCATTGTGAACATGGTCAAGGATATTAAGGAAGCAAAGGGGGTGTTCGCAAAACTCTATGAGGCCTGCGATCATTTTCTCAGCGGGGTCTCCCTGGACCTTGCCGGATTCATTCCCCTAGACCCGGGAGTCCGCAAGGCAGTGACCGAACAGGTCCCTTTTTCCCATTACGCACCCACATCTCCGGCAGCTATCCATGTAGCCCAGGTGGCCCAAAAAATCACCACGTGGAAAACACCTCGACGACTTGACGGCAACATCAAATTCTTCTGGAAAAAGCTTCTTTTCAATGAATAA
- the hypD gene encoding hydrogenase formation protein HypD has protein sequence MNSLEQKLKDPKLCRSIVGRINEELDGELRFMEVCGTHTVSIFQSGVRSLLPDGIIHLSGPGCPVCVTHEREVAAFLDLAERKDVIVATFGDLMRVPGPNKRNLKAAQAEGARIKVVYSPFDAVNLAKEHPGDKVVFLGVGFETTAPTIAATIKIAQEAGVNNFLVLSFHKLVPPVMKVLVEDPELAVNAFMLPGHVCMVSGLEPYRFLADKHGIPAVVTGFEPVDILRSILTFIRMRNKGEAAVTNGYVRAVADGGNPKAQAIMNEVFEPCDALFRGMGSIPAAGLGIREAYGDFDAIRALGLTLPDVPPLAGCKCGDVLRGKIRPDECPLFKKVCTPANPVGPCMVSTEGSCAAYYKYQI, from the coding sequence TTGAACTCACTTGAACAAAAACTCAAAGATCCCAAGCTGTGCCGGTCCATTGTTGGCAGGATCAACGAGGAACTTGATGGGGAACTCAGGTTCATGGAGGTCTGCGGAACCCATACGGTATCCATTTTTCAAAGCGGTGTCCGTTCCCTGCTCCCTGACGGGATCATTCATCTGTCCGGTCCGGGCTGTCCGGTTTGCGTGACCCATGAGCGGGAGGTGGCCGCGTTTCTGGACCTGGCCGAACGCAAGGATGTTATTGTGGCCACCTTTGGCGATCTCATGCGCGTTCCAGGTCCCAACAAGCGCAATCTCAAGGCGGCCCAGGCCGAAGGGGCCAGGATCAAAGTGGTGTATTCCCCCTTTGACGCCGTCAATCTGGCCAAAGAGCATCCAGGGGACAAGGTGGTTTTCCTGGGTGTGGGATTTGAGACCACGGCCCCGACCATTGCCGCGACCATCAAGATCGCCCAGGAAGCGGGCGTGAACAATTTTCTGGTTCTCTCCTTTCACAAACTTGTTCCTCCGGTGATGAAGGTTCTGGTTGAAGATCCGGAGCTTGCGGTCAATGCGTTCATGCTGCCAGGCCATGTCTGCATGGTTTCGGGGCTGGAACCCTATAGATTTTTGGCGGACAAGCACGGTATCCCGGCTGTTGTGACCGGGTTTGAACCCGTGGATATTTTGCGATCTATTCTGACCTTTATACGCATGCGCAACAAGGGCGAGGCCGCTGTGACCAACGGGTATGTCCGGGCGGTTGCTGATGGCGGAAATCCCAAGGCCCAGGCAATCATGAACGAGGTCTTTGAGCCCTGTGATGCCCTGTTTCGGGGCATGGGTTCCATCCCTGCTGCCGGACTCGGCATCCGGGAAGCCTACGGGGATTTTGACGCCATACGCGCCCTTGGTCTGACCCTGCCGGATGTTCCGCCCCTGGCCGGATGCAAGTGCGGTGATGTGCTCAGGGGAAAGATCCGTCCCGATGAGTGCCCGCTTTTCAAGAAGGTCTGCACGCCTGCCAATCCGGTGGGACCATGCATGGTCTCCACGGAAGGCTCCTGTGCAGCCTATTACAAGTATCAGATTTGA
- the flhA gene encoding flagellar biosynthesis protein FlhA — MATANPSFKIDYAKFAKQGDLLLAGGVVVILFVMLIPMPTMVLDVLLAFNISFALVILVTSMFLKSPLEFSIFPSLLLVTTLLRLGLNIATTRVILLHGSEGTASAGKVIQAFGQFVVGGNYVVGVVIFLILFALNKMVITKGTTRIAEVAARFTLDAMPGKQMSIEADLNSGLITEEEAKNQRNDIRREADFYGAMDGAGKFVEGDVMAGMLITAINIIGGLFIGVLQQDMSWMDAAQTYTLLTIGDGLVSTIPSIIISTSAGIIVSRAAASAKMGEEFIAQLTYQPRALRLVAGVLLLFALVPGMPTVAFLVIASALFVLARIGPDSKAAEEAEAKAKAKAKPSLDSPEEVRSLLPLDIMELEVGYGLIPLVDEEQNGNLLARIRSIRRQFALDMGVIIPSLHLRDNLELKPGEYALLIKGNRVGQAEILIDHLLAMDPGDAKHKIKGIETLEPAFNLPAVWVPESRKEEAMVAGYTVVDPSTVIATHLTEIFRRNLHEFLGRQEVQNLLDNVAQRSPKAVEELVPGTLTLGAVQKVLQNLVRENISIRDMLTIVEALADFGQSIKDPDQLTEFVRQRLARTIVKPYIGPQSGTLSIINLGADIEQEFQSSLRQTDQGTFLAMDPGMAQKIIKAINQAAENAVAADGQPVLLTSPQTRPHLAQLVTRFIPTLPVISQAEIPAEIRLESLATVSLNNAR; from the coding sequence ATGGCAACAGCAAACCCTTCCTTCAAGATTGATTACGCCAAATTTGCCAAGCAGGGTGACCTTCTGCTGGCCGGCGGCGTGGTGGTCATCCTCTTCGTCATGCTCATCCCCATGCCGACGATGGTCCTTGACGTCCTGCTGGCCTTCAACATCTCGTTTGCCCTGGTCATTCTGGTCACCTCCATGTTTCTCAAGTCACCTTTGGAATTCTCCATTTTTCCCTCCCTGCTGCTGGTGACCACCCTGCTTCGCCTGGGTCTCAACATCGCCACAACCCGGGTCATCTTGCTCCACGGCAGCGAAGGAACGGCCTCGGCCGGCAAGGTCATCCAGGCCTTTGGGCAATTTGTGGTCGGTGGCAATTACGTGGTGGGTGTGGTCATCTTCCTCATTCTCTTCGCCTTGAACAAAATGGTCATCACCAAAGGCACCACCAGAATCGCCGAAGTGGCGGCCAGATTCACCCTGGACGCCATGCCGGGCAAGCAGATGTCCATTGAGGCTGATCTCAATTCCGGCCTGATTACCGAGGAAGAAGCCAAGAACCAACGCAACGACATCCGACGGGAAGCTGACTTCTACGGAGCCATGGACGGTGCGGGTAAGTTTGTCGAAGGGGATGTCATGGCCGGCATGCTCATCACGGCCATCAACATTATCGGCGGGCTGTTCATCGGTGTTCTCCAACAGGACATGTCCTGGATGGATGCGGCACAAACCTACACCCTCCTGACCATTGGTGACGGTCTTGTCTCCACCATCCCGTCCATCATCATTTCCACATCTGCAGGCATCATTGTCAGCCGGGCCGCTGCCAGCGCCAAGATGGGCGAAGAATTCATTGCTCAGCTGACTTACCAGCCACGTGCTCTGCGCCTGGTTGCAGGCGTATTGCTCCTGTTCGCCCTGGTTCCGGGCATGCCCACCGTGGCCTTTCTGGTGATTGCCAGCGCTCTGTTCGTGCTGGCCCGGATAGGACCGGATTCCAAGGCGGCCGAGGAAGCCGAGGCCAAAGCCAAGGCCAAGGCAAAACCGAGTCTCGACAGCCCCGAAGAGGTCAGGTCACTGCTGCCTCTGGACATCATGGAACTGGAAGTGGGATACGGCCTCATCCCCCTTGTGGACGAAGAGCAAAACGGCAACCTGCTTGCACGCATCAGGTCCATTCGTCGCCAGTTTGCCCTGGACATGGGGGTCATAATCCCGTCCCTGCACCTGCGTGACAACCTGGAATTGAAACCCGGGGAATATGCCCTGCTCATCAAGGGCAACAGAGTGGGACAGGCCGAGATTCTCATCGATCATCTTCTGGCCATGGATCCGGGCGATGCCAAGCACAAGATCAAGGGCATTGAAACCCTGGAACCCGCCTTCAACCTGCCTGCCGTCTGGGTGCCGGAAAGTCGGAAAGAGGAAGCCATGGTTGCCGGTTATACGGTGGTGGATCCCTCTACGGTCATAGCCACGCATTTAACAGAGATCTTCCGACGCAATCTCCACGAATTCCTGGGACGTCAGGAAGTCCAAAACCTGCTTGACAATGTGGCCCAACGATCACCCAAGGCCGTGGAAGAACTTGTTCCTGGAACCCTGACCCTGGGGGCCGTGCAAAAGGTCTTGCAGAACCTGGTACGCGAAAATATCTCCATCAGGGATATGCTGACCATTGTCGAAGCCCTGGCTGATTTCGGTCAAAGCATCAAGGATCCCGATCAGCTCACGGAATTTGTTCGCCAACGCCTAGCCCGAACCATTGTCAAACCCTATATCGGCCCGCAAAGCGGGACTCTTTCCATCATCAATCTGGGTGCGGATATTGAACAGGAATTCCAGTCCAGTCTCCGTCAAACCGATCAGGGTACGTTTCTGGCCATGGATCCGGGCATGGCCCAGAAAATCATCAAGGCCATCAACCAGGCTGCTGAAAACGCCGTGGCCGCCGATGGTCAGCCTGTTTTGCTCACAAGTCCGCAGACACGGCCACACCTTGCACAACTTGTTACCAGATTCATTCCGACCCTTCCTGTCATTTCCCAGGCTGAGATTCCCGCCGAAATCCGGCTGGAATCCCTTGCAACCGTGAGTCTGAACAATGCACGTTAA
- the hypE gene encoding hydrogenase expression/formation protein HypE: MSQKLLLDYGSGGKASQRLISGMFLKYLGNDRLNRLDDAAFLELSGPISMSTDTFTVDPLFFPGGDIGSLAVHGTVNDVAMLGARPRFITCGLILEEGLDMDVLERIIASVGRAARNAGVEVVTGDTKVVPRGAADKIFINTTGVGEIFVTPGPSGHSAKPGDAILISGTMGDHGLTILSKREGLSFDAPVESDSAALNHLIVRLLQEIPEIHVLRDPTRGGLATTLSEIALQSNVECFIREKDIPVREAVAGGCSFLGLDPLYLANEGKFICILPEKFADKALEIMRSDVLATNAQQIGEVRKDHPGKVVLETPIGGHRLLDMLEGAQLPRIC; this comes from the coding sequence ATGAGTCAGAAACTTCTTTTGGATTACGGCAGTGGCGGCAAGGCCTCCCAGCGTCTCATCTCCGGGATGTTCCTCAAGTATCTTGGCAATGACCGACTCAATCGACTGGACGACGCCGCGTTTCTCGAACTTTCCGGACCGATATCCATGAGTACGGACACCTTTACGGTCGACCCTCTGTTCTTTCCCGGAGGGGATATCGGATCTCTGGCCGTGCATGGCACGGTCAACGACGTGGCCATGCTCGGGGCACGGCCACGCTTCATTACCTGCGGCCTGATTCTTGAGGAAGGTCTGGACATGGATGTGCTCGAGAGGATTATCGCTTCCGTGGGGCGGGCGGCTCGAAACGCCGGAGTGGAGGTGGTCACCGGGGACACCAAGGTGGTTCCCAGGGGAGCTGCCGACAAGATTTTCATCAACACGACAGGCGTGGGAGAGATTTTTGTCACGCCCGGCCCGAGCGGCCACAGCGCAAAGCCGGGTGATGCCATCTTGATCAGCGGAACCATGGGAGATCATGGACTGACCATCCTGTCCAAGCGGGAAGGGCTTTCCTTTGACGCCCCGGTGGAAAGCGATTCCGCAGCCCTCAATCATCTCATTGTACGTCTTCTCCAGGAAATTCCCGAAATCCATGTGCTCCGGGATCCCACCCGGGGTGGTCTGGCAACGACCCTGAGCGAAATCGCCCTGCAGTCCAATGTGGAATGTTTTATTCGGGAAAAGGATATTCCCGTTCGCGAGGCCGTGGCCGGGGGCTGTTCCTTTTTGGGGCTTGATCCTTTGTACCTGGCCAACGAGGGCAAGTTCATCTGTATTCTTCCCGAAAAATTTGCTGACAAGGCCCTGGAGATCATGCGCAGCGATGTCCTTGCCACCAATGCGCAACAGATCGGTGAAGTCAGAAAGGATCATCCCGGCAAGGTGGTTCTGGAGACCCCCATTGGAGGGCACAGGCTTCTGGATATGCTCGAAGGGGCGCAGTTGCCCCGGATTTGTTAA
- the flhB gene encoding flagellar biosynthesis protein FlhB, giving the protein MPQKDPSKTEKATPKRRKKAREEGNVPKSQELSKSVLLIGGVLALYVTIGFYYQQISSLMRWFLGPGMQTSFTQGNVYNMFIQVSKALAMMLLPTLLFLALISFLVMRLQVGQLWSSKILKPKFKFNLLQGIKRMFFDVQTIARLLKSILMAAAVAVAPYLILKSEFFKLAPLFYQPPEAIAVHMLSVGAKMALYALVPMTIIGIGDLIYTRWDYEQNLKMTKDEIKDEHKQAEGDPKIKNQQKQKMLAVSRQRMMQKVPEADVIITNPTHLALAIRYKPSEAPAPLILAKGADRVAQRIKDIAREHGIPIRENKPLARALYKTVEVGDMIPEEMFQAVAAILAQVYSARNRN; this is encoded by the coding sequence ATGCCCCAGAAAGACCCGAGCAAAACAGAAAAAGCCACTCCCAAACGAAGAAAAAAAGCACGGGAGGAGGGAAATGTTCCCAAGAGCCAGGAACTTTCCAAGTCCGTGCTTCTCATAGGCGGCGTGCTCGCTCTTTATGTGACCATCGGATTTTACTATCAGCAGATCAGTTCGCTCATGCGCTGGTTCCTGGGTCCGGGCATGCAGACATCGTTCACCCAAGGCAATGTCTATAATATGTTCATTCAGGTGAGCAAAGCCCTGGCCATGATGCTCCTGCCCACCCTGCTCTTTCTGGCTCTGATCTCCTTTCTGGTCATGCGCCTCCAGGTGGGCCAGCTGTGGTCCTCCAAAATCCTCAAGCCCAAATTCAAATTCAACCTGCTTCAGGGCATCAAGCGGATGTTCTTTGATGTCCAGACCATTGCCCGCCTGCTCAAAAGTATTCTCATGGCTGCGGCCGTAGCCGTGGCCCCTTACCTGATACTCAAGAGTGAATTCTTCAAGCTCGCGCCCCTCTTCTACCAGCCCCCCGAAGCCATTGCCGTTCACATGCTTTCGGTGGGAGCCAAAATGGCCCTTTATGCCCTAGTTCCTATGACCATCATCGGCATCGGCGACCTCATCTACACCCGATGGGATTACGAACAGAACCTCAAGATGACCAAAGACGAGATCAAGGACGAACACAAGCAGGCCGAAGGCGATCCCAAGATCAAAAATCAACAGAAGCAAAAAATGCTCGCGGTGTCCCGGCAGCGGATGATGCAAAAAGTGCCCGAGGCAGACGTGATTATCACCAACCCGACCCACTTGGCACTGGCCATCAGATACAAGCCATCGGAAGCACCAGCCCCCCTGATCCTGGCCAAAGGAGCCGACCGGGTAGCCCAACGCATCAAGGACATTGCCCGTGAACACGGGATCCCCATCAGGGAGAACAAGCCCCTGGCACGTGCCTTGTATAAAACCGTCGAGGTCGGGGACATGATCCCGGAAGAAATGTTCCAGGCGGTAGCGGCTATCCTCGCCCAGGTCTATAGCGCCAGGAACCGCAACTGA
- a CDS encoding tRNA dihydrouridine synthase: protein MSSLFPISPHHPWLAPLAGFTDLSFRLLCRELGASVACTEMISAKGLVFGSKGTRDLLATCPEDTPLVVQLFGAEPEYIARAMDILLEQGFRYFDLNSGCPVKKVVKTGSGAALLKTPALLVHLVKIMADKAGTNRVGVKIRLGWRTDEPVYLDLAPQLEKAGAAWITLHPRSARQGFAGQADWTCLAELVKQVSVPVIASGDLLHAEDGVRCLEQTGVAAIMFARGALNDPAIFRRFHALMQGKPLPPKTAAELVTTMERFMALSAAHGSEARALLRMRTLAPRFVRDFPGSRAARSYLTGCRTWEDFAQGIQRLV from the coding sequence ATGTCATCACTTTTCCCCATAAGCCCCCATCATCCCTGGCTGGCGCCCCTGGCCGGTTTTACCGATCTTTCCTTCAGACTCTTGTGCAGGGAGTTGGGGGCATCCGTGGCCTGTACCGAGATGATCAGTGCCAAGGGTCTGGTATTTGGCAGCAAGGGCACTCGTGATCTCCTGGCCACCTGCCCGGAGGATACGCCCCTAGTGGTCCAGTTGTTCGGGGCCGAACCCGAGTACATTGCCAGGGCCATGGATATTCTTCTTGAGCAGGGATTTCGTTATTTTGATCTCAACAGCGGATGTCCGGTCAAAAAGGTGGTCAAGACGGGAAGCGGTGCCGCCTTGCTCAAAACCCCTGCCCTGCTTGTCCACCTGGTGAAAATCATGGCGGATAAGGCGGGTACAAACCGGGTGGGCGTAAAAATCCGCCTGGGTTGGCGCACTGATGAACCCGTTTATCTGGATCTTGCGCCCCAACTGGAAAAGGCCGGGGCCGCCTGGATCACCCTGCACCCCCGTTCGGCCAGACAGGGATTTGCCGGACAGGCCGACTGGACCTGCCTTGCCGAACTCGTCAAACAGGTATCTGTTCCCGTCATCGCCAGCGGCGATCTTCTCCACGCCGAGGATGGTGTTCGCTGCCTCGAACAAACGGGCGTGGCCGCCATCATGTTTGCCCGGGGTGCATTGAACGATCCGGCCATTTTCAGACGGTTCCATGCCCTCATGCAGGGAAAGCCCCTGCCGCCCAAGACCGCTGCCGAGCTGGTAACGACCATGGAACGATTCATGGCACTAAGCGCCGCCCACGGAAGCGAGGCCAGAGCCCTGTTGCGCATGCGGACCCTGGCCCCCCGCTTTGTCCGGGATTTTCCGGGATCACGCGCGGCCCGAAGCTACCTGACAGGCTGTCGCACCTGGGAGGATTTTGCCCAGGGCATTCAACGTCTGGTGTGA
- a CDS encoding FliA/WhiG family RNA polymerase sigma factor: MNKPWLILEKQGTAFAELDPATQQEMVRACSVMVKAHALRLKAKLPNHIDFEELLSAGSLGLMEALYKYDPASENRFETYADKRIKGAMLDELRKMDWLSRGMRQKIKKLESAMQIWEAKHGAMPSHEQLASITGYPLREVARCMEALENQFCLDIDAIEDTTRFHLSSDPFTQPFNQAAQHEIIDKLGRLIEQLPHKEALVLSLYYTEELNMREIAQVLEVTEGRVSQLHSQAIKKLREKFSTAYGSIA, encoded by the coding sequence ATGAATAAACCCTGGCTTATCCTTGAGAAACAAGGCACGGCCTTTGCCGAACTTGATCCTGCAACCCAGCAGGAAATGGTTCGTGCCTGCAGTGTCATGGTTAAGGCTCATGCCCTGCGGCTCAAGGCAAAACTTCCCAACCACATTGATTTCGAAGAACTCCTAAGTGCGGGTTCCCTCGGCCTCATGGAGGCACTCTACAAATACGATCCTGCCTCGGAAAACCGTTTCGAAACCTATGCGGATAAACGCATCAAAGGGGCCATGCTCGATGAGCTCAGAAAAATGGATTGGCTCTCCAGAGGGATGCGTCAGAAAATAAAAAAACTTGAATCCGCCATGCAAATCTGGGAAGCCAAACACGGTGCCATGCCCTCCCATGAACAACTTGCGTCCATAACGGGCTATCCCCTTCGCGAAGTTGCCCGGTGCATGGAGGCCCTGGAGAATCAATTCTGTCTGGATATCGACGCTATTGAAGATACAACCCGGTTCCACCTTTCGAGTGATCCCTTTACCCAACCGTTCAACCAGGCCGCCCAACACGAGATCATTGACAAATTGGGCAGACTCATTGAACAATTGCCTCACAAAGAAGCCCTTGTCCTCTCCCTGTACTACACTGAAGAACTGAACATGCGTGAAATCGCCCAGGTTCTTGAAGTCACCGAGGGAAGGGTCTCGCAACTTCATTCCCAAGCCATCAAAAAACTGAGGGAAAAATTTTCCACAGCATATGGCAGTATCGCCTAG
- the fliR gene encoding flagellar biosynthetic protein FliR, whose protein sequence is MDLFHFDPLAILSFLLTLFRISLLVFLLPFFGGDGVPTLVKGALCLLLSFALWPTLSFSGITFPAHPFSIALMIGSEILLGLTIGLVIRFLFAAIQTGGMLIGFQMGFSMVNVVDPDSGVSESVTAHFLYMIALMTFLSINGHLYLLKALALSFKFIPPGGMVITPQMYKGILSFSGQIFVLAIKIASPVMIAIFLVDLALALISRAAPQMNVLIVGFPIKIAVGFLFLGVLFTIVSMLLNDFVATIGPAYHRLLAP, encoded by the coding sequence ATGGACCTTTTTCATTTTGACCCCCTAGCGATTCTGAGCTTTCTGCTCACGCTTTTCCGCATCAGTCTCCTTGTTTTTCTATTGCCGTTTTTCGGGGGCGATGGCGTACCCACGTTGGTCAAGGGAGCCTTGTGTCTTCTTCTCAGCTTTGCCTTGTGGCCGACATTGTCCTTTTCCGGCATCACTTTTCCGGCGCATCCTTTTTCCATTGCGCTGATGATCGGTTCCGAGATCCTGCTTGGCCTGACCATTGGCCTTGTCATCAGATTTCTGTTTGCTGCCATTCAGACCGGCGGTATGCTCATCGGCTTTCAGATGGGCTTTTCCATGGTCAATGTGGTTGATCCGGACAGTGGTGTTTCTGAATCGGTCACCGCGCACTTTTTGTACATGATTGCCCTTATGACCTTCCTGTCCATCAACGGTCACCTGTATCTTCTGAAGGCTTTGGCCCTGAGTTTCAAGTTCATCCCCCCAGGGGGCATGGTCATCACCCCTCAAATGTACAAAGGCATCCTCTCTTTTTCAGGTCAAATTTTTGTCCTTGCCATCAAAATCGCAAGCCCGGTGATGATCGCCATTTTTCTGGTGGACCTGGCCCTGGCCCTTATTTCCCGAGCTGCGCCCCAGATGAACGTGCTCATTGTGGGGTTCCCCATCAAGATTGCTGTCGGCTTCCTGTTCCTGGGCGTCCTCTTTACCATCGTGTCCATGCTGTTGAACGATTTTGTCGCCACCATCGGCCCGGCCTATCACCGCCTTCTCGCGCCCTGA
- a CDS encoding flagellar basal body-associated FliL family protein, with product MADDQEDIVSQNVNESPSETDQQPKVTLDTGKIGAPSGRSLQKVELDLDDAVFLDVEDDEEEASSQPQDPLLQDKHEEPGQRQPKQWNYKKIIIFAGIAFVCIAIIISLWMLLRPEPEAPPPAPIQNKKTTSPPRKEPPELTEHVMAFDPFWVEFNVNGTNRFLTCRFSFPVKGDLLQYEVNRKRIIIRDAVYYYFKNKDLVFLANKNNGDKLKSDLLEIINQYLGNGQLEEILIQEYRVQ from the coding sequence ATGGCAGACGATCAAGAAGACATTGTATCACAAAATGTGAACGAGTCTCCTTCTGAGACGGACCAGCAGCCCAAGGTAACCCTTGATACGGGTAAAATCGGCGCGCCCTCGGGCAGGTCCCTGCAAAAGGTCGAGCTCGATCTGGATGATGCCGTGTTTCTTGATGTGGAGGACGACGAGGAAGAGGCTTCGTCCCAACCGCAAGACCCTCTCCTGCAGGACAAACATGAGGAACCGGGCCAAAGGCAGCCGAAACAATGGAATTATAAAAAAATCATCATCTTTGCGGGAATAGCATTTGTCTGTATCGCAATAATCATTTCCCTGTGGATGTTGCTCCGACCAGAGCCCGAGGCCCCTCCTCCAGCCCCCATCCAAAACAAGAAAACGACTTCTCCCCCCCGGAAAGAACCGCCTGAACTCACCGAACATGTGATGGCATTTGATCCTTTCTGGGTCGAATTCAACGTCAACGGAACGAACCGATTCCTCACCTGCCGGTTCTCGTTTCCCGTCAAGGGAGACCTGCTGCAATACGAGGTGAACCGCAAACGAATCATCATCCGCGATGCCGTATACTATTATTTCAAGAACAAAGATCTTGTCTTTCTTGCCAACAAGAACAATGGTGACAAGTTGAAATCCGATCTTCTGGAGATCATCAATCAATATCTCGGCAACGGCCAACTCGAGGAGATTCTGATTCAGGAATACAGGGTGCAGTGA
- the ispH gene encoding 4-hydroxy-3-methylbut-2-enyl diphosphate reductase, producing the protein MKTIHLAQTAGFCMGVALALKKLDQALAGKKAHQHIVTQGPIIHNPQVLKYYQAKGVFECQSLDELNARTVVVIRAHGIPLDMQHAIQATGATLVDATCPKVKKAQILIGKNSEQGRHLLLFGEKEHPEVKGLVSYAQNGFTVFESLQELETILPHIAQPCFLAAQTTQDREEFKTIQARLTNILGDIPVMDTICTATKERQQEAIAIARQVDFMIVVGGKNSGNTRRLAQVAAATHTPCCHVECREEIPVKDLVSCRTIGLTAGASTPQHVINDIVMYVRQLQA; encoded by the coding sequence ATGAAAACAATCCATCTCGCCCAGACAGCTGGTTTTTGCATGGGCGTCGCCCTGGCGCTCAAAAAACTCGACCAGGCCCTGGCCGGCAAAAAGGCTCACCAGCACATTGTCACCCAGGGACCCATCATCCACAATCCCCAGGTGCTCAAATACTATCAAGCCAAGGGGGTCTTCGAGTGCCAATCCCTTGATGAACTCAATGCCCGGACAGTGGTGGTCATCCGTGCCCACGGGATTCCCCTTGACATGCAGCACGCCATCCAGGCCACAGGGGCCACTCTGGTGGATGCCACTTGTCCCAAGGTCAAAAAAGCCCAGATCCTCATCGGCAAAAACTCCGAGCAAGGTCGCCATCTTCTCCTCTTTGGTGAAAAAGAGCATCCCGAAGTCAAGGGGCTGGTCAGTTATGCCCAGAACGGATTCACGGTTTTTGAAAGTCTTCAGGAACTGGAAACCATCCTTCCGCACATTGCCCAGCCCTGCTTTCTGGCGGCCCAGACCACCCAGGACCGGGAAGAATTCAAGACGATCCAGGCCCGACTGACCAACATTCTGGGAGACATTCCGGTCATGGACACCATCTGCACAGCCACCAAGGAAAGACAGCAGGAAGCCATTGCCATAGCCAGACAGGTTGATTTCATGATTGTTGTGGGAGGCAAAAACAGCGGCAACACCAGGCGGTTGGCCCAAGTGGCCGCTGCAACCCATACTCCCTGCTGCCATGTGGAATGCAGGGAGGAAATCCCTGTGAAAGACCTTGTCTCCTGCAGAACCATCGGCTTGACTGCCGGGGCTTCCACCCCACAGCATGTCATCAATGACATTGTCATGTATGTGCGACAATTGCAGGCTTGA
- a CDS encoding chemotaxis response regulator CheY produces the protein MATHTNMRILVVDDFSTMRRIIKNILRQLGYNNIVEADDGSTGWDILNKDKIDFIISDWNMPIMSGIELLKKVRASEEFADLPFLMVTAEAQQENIIEAVQAKVSNYIVKPFTAETLGQKIDKIFA, from the coding sequence ATGGCCACTCATACCAATATGCGCATTCTCGTTGTTGACGATTTTTCCACCATGCGTCGGATTATAAAAAACATCCTGCGTCAGCTGGGCTACAACAACATTGTCGAAGCTGACGATGGTTCCACGGGCTGGGATATCCTGAACAAGGACAAAATTGACTTTATCATCAGCGATTGGAACATGCCCATCATGAGTGGCATCGAATTGCTCAAGAAAGTCAGAGCCAGCGAAGAATTCGCCGATCTTCCCTTTCTCATGGTCACGGCCGAGGCCCAGCAGGAAAACATTATCGAAGCGGTCCAGGCCAAGGTATCCAACTACATTGTCAAGCCTTTCACGGCAGAGACACTGGGTCAAAAAATCGACAAGATTTTTGCCTGA